Proteins encoded within one genomic window of Streptomyces rubradiris:
- a CDS encoding PTS-dependent dihydroxyacetone kinase phosphotransferase subunit DhaM, with protein sequence MSEDRPVGIVLVSHSAQVAASVAELAKGLAGGASAVPVAPAGGTEGGGLGTSAELISAAAASVDRGAGVAVLTDLGSAVLTVKALLAEGDELPEGTRLVDAPFVEGAVAAVVTAAAGADLDAVEAAAAEAYGYRKV encoded by the coding sequence GTGAGTGAGGACAGGCCGGTCGGGATCGTGCTGGTGTCGCACAGCGCCCAGGTGGCCGCGTCCGTCGCCGAACTGGCGAAGGGCCTGGCGGGCGGGGCGTCCGCGGTGCCGGTGGCCCCGGCGGGCGGCACCGAGGGCGGTGGGCTCGGCACCAGCGCCGAGCTGATCTCCGCGGCGGCGGCCTCGGTGGACCGGGGGGCCGGCGTGGCGGTGCTCACCGACCTGGGCAGCGCGGTACTGACGGTGAAGGCGCTGCTCGCCGAGGGTGACGAACTCCCGGAGGGCACCCGCCTGGTGGACGCGCCGTTCGTCGAGGGCGCGGTGGCCGCGGTGGTCACCGCCGCCGCGGGCGCCGACCTGGACGCGGTGGAGGCCGCGGCGGCGGAGGCGTACGGCTACCGGAAGGTATGA
- a CDS encoding hemerythrin domain-containing protein — MGHGGNVIQELTTDHREVEEIFGRFEALPPGSPERKNLCDQATIELVRHSVAEEAYLYPAVREHVAGGDALADKEIEDHAEAERLMKDLEGCQADDPRFDTLMTRLMSEIRSHVTDEEQNLFPRLEAACPADALMKLGDKVRQAKRMAPTRPHPSAPDTPPADKLLAPGAGLVDRLRDALSGRGKES, encoded by the coding sequence GAGGAGATCTTCGGCCGTTTCGAGGCGCTGCCGCCCGGCTCGCCGGAACGCAAGAACCTCTGCGACCAGGCCACGATCGAACTGGTCCGGCACTCGGTCGCCGAGGAGGCCTACCTCTACCCGGCGGTCCGCGAGCACGTGGCGGGCGGTGACGCGCTGGCGGACAAGGAGATCGAGGACCACGCCGAGGCCGAGCGGCTCATGAAGGACCTGGAGGGCTGCCAGGCGGACGACCCTCGGTTCGACACCCTGATGACGCGGTTGATGAGCGAGATCCGGTCCCATGTGACCGACGAGGAACAGAACCTGTTCCCGCGGCTGGAGGCGGCCTGTCCCGCGGACGCGCTGATGAAGCTGGGCGACAAGGTCCGCCAGGCCAAGCGGATGGCGCCGACCCGCCCGCACCCCTCGGCCCCGGACACTCCCCCGGCCGACAAGCTGCTGGCGCCGGGAGCGGGCCTGGTGGACCGGCTGCGGGACGCGCTGTCGGGGCGGGGCAAGGAGAGCTGA
- a CDS encoding DUF3040 domain-containing protein — MDEWKMWEHDGVRLSARERLALARIEAGLRQDRRFARRMGDVRYGVWLPVAVLLLAVASAFVAVMGIRTSDPALLWCFALLWPVTLIQAFRLLCRATRPRPRRPHRRPRPTPWV; from the coding sequence GTGGACGAGTGGAAGATGTGGGAGCACGACGGGGTGAGACTGTCCGCGCGCGAGCGGCTGGCGCTGGCGCGGATCGAGGCGGGCCTCAGGCAGGACCGGCGGTTCGCGCGCCGCATGGGCGACGTGCGGTACGGCGTCTGGCTGCCGGTGGCGGTGCTGCTGCTGGCGGTCGCGTCGGCGTTCGTCGCCGTCATGGGCATCCGCACCTCGGACCCCGCGTTGCTGTGGTGCTTCGCGCTGTTGTGGCCGGTCACCCTCATCCAGGCGTTCCGGCTGCTGTGCCGGGCCACCCGCCCCCGCCCCCGGCGGCCCCACCGCCGCCCCCGGCCCACGCCGTGGGTCTGA
- the dhaK gene encoding dihydroxyacetone kinase subunit DhaK has protein sequence MRMLINVPETVVADALRGLAAAHPELTVDVEQRVIVRRDAPVPGQVALVSGGGSGHEPLHGGFVGPGMLSAACPGEIFTSPVPDQMARAAAAVDSGAGVLFIVKNYTGDVLNFDMAAELAEDEGIQVAKVLVNDDVAVTDSLYTAGRRGTGATLFVEKIAGAAAAEGQPLERVEAVGRRVNDNSRSFGVALSACTTPAKGSPTFDLPDGELELGIGIHGEPGRERRPMMTSGEIADFAVDVILEDLPPRAPVLVLVNGMGATPLLELYGFNAEVQRVLRERGVAVARTLVGNYVTSLDMAGASVTLCQVDEELLRLWDAPVKTPALRWGM, from the coding sequence ATGAGGATGCTGATCAACGTACCGGAGACGGTCGTGGCGGACGCGTTGCGCGGTCTGGCGGCCGCGCATCCCGAACTGACCGTGGACGTGGAGCAGCGGGTGATCGTCCGCCGGGACGCCCCCGTGCCCGGGCAGGTCGCGCTCGTGTCGGGCGGCGGCTCCGGGCACGAGCCGCTGCACGGTGGTTTCGTCGGCCCGGGCATGCTCTCCGCCGCGTGCCCCGGCGAGATCTTCACGTCGCCGGTGCCGGACCAGATGGCGCGCGCCGCGGCGGCCGTGGACAGCGGCGCGGGCGTCCTGTTCATCGTGAAGAACTACACCGGTGACGTGCTGAACTTCGACATGGCGGCCGAGCTGGCCGAGGACGAGGGCATCCAGGTCGCCAAGGTGCTCGTCAACGACGACGTCGCGGTCACCGACAGCCTCTACACGGCCGGCCGGCGGGGTACGGGCGCGACGCTGTTCGTGGAGAAGATCGCGGGTGCCGCCGCGGCCGAGGGGCAGCCGCTGGAGCGCGTGGAGGCCGTCGGCCGCCGGGTCAACGACAACTCCCGCAGTTTCGGTGTGGCCCTCAGCGCCTGTACGACCCCGGCGAAGGGCAGCCCCACGTTCGATCTGCCGGACGGCGAGCTGGAGTTGGGCATCGGCATCCACGGCGAGCCGGGCCGGGAGCGGCGGCCGATGATGACCTCGGGGGAGATCGCCGACTTCGCGGTCGACGTCATCCTGGAGGACCTGCCGCCGCGCGCTCCCGTCCTGGTACTGGTCAACGGCATGGGCGCGACCCCGCTGCTGGAGCTGTACGGCTTCAACGCCGAGGTGCAGCGGGTGTTGCGCGAGCGCGGTGTCGCCGTGGCCCGCACCCTCGTCGGCAACTACGTCACCTCCCTGGACATGGCGGGCGCCTCGGTGACGCTGTGCCAGGTGGACGAGGAGCTGCTGCGGCTGTGGGACGCACCGGTGAAGACCCCGGCCCTGCGCTGGGGCATGTGA
- the dhaL gene encoding dihydroxyacetone kinase subunit DhaL, which yields MLDADFFRRWMRTAAASVDREAERLTALDSAIGDADHGSNLRRGFTAVATALEKEAPDTPGGVLILAGRQLISTVGGASGPLYGTLLRRAGKALGDAAEVDEEELAAALRAGVEGVMALGGAAPGDKTMIDALMPAVDALGTGFGAARAAAEEGAAATVPLRARKGRASYLGERSVGHQDPGATSSALLIAALAETAEADGE from the coding sequence GTGCTCGACGCCGATTTCTTCCGCCGTTGGATGAGGACGGCGGCCGCGTCCGTCGACCGGGAGGCCGAGCGGCTCACCGCCCTCGACTCGGCCATCGGGGACGCCGACCACGGCAGCAATCTGCGGCGCGGGTTCACGGCCGTGGCGACGGCCCTGGAGAAGGAGGCACCGGACACCCCGGGCGGTGTCCTGATACTCGCCGGACGGCAGCTGATCTCGACGGTCGGGGGTGCGTCCGGGCCGTTGTACGGCACCCTGCTGCGCCGGGCGGGCAAGGCGCTCGGTGATGCCGCCGAGGTGGACGAGGAGGAGCTGGCGGCGGCGCTGCGCGCGGGCGTGGAAGGGGTGATGGCGCTGGGCGGGGCGGCACCCGGCGACAAGACCATGATCGACGCCCTGATGCCGGCCGTGGACGCGCTCGGCACGGGCTTCGGCGCCGCGCGGGCCGCCGCGGAGGAGGGCGCGGCGGCCACCGTACCGTTGCGGGCCCGCAAGGGCCGGGCGAGTTATCTGGGCGAGCGCAGCGTCGGCCACCAGGACCCGGGGGCGACCTCGTCGGCGCTGCTGATCGCCGCGCTGGCCGAGACGGCGGAGGCGGACGGTGAGTGA